The genome window AAGGGTTTCCGTTCCTGCTGTGTAGGCGTATTTGAAAAATCGTGTAGTAGGATTACTACAAATTATAAGCTGAGCAGGCTTTGCAGGTTCTTTTTTACGTAGTTCCGGATAGATTTAAAGGCTTCTGCGAGGTGGTTGCGTACGGTATGGGGGGATATTTGCAGTTCCCGGGCGATCTGTTGTTGTTTGAGGCCTTCCTGCTTGCTGAGGAGGTAAATGGTTTTACGCTGGGGCGGTAAGCGGTGGATGGCCTGCTGGATGAGGGTATGGTATTCTTTGGTCTCCAGTTGATCGGGCATAGCCTCTCCGGCCTGCCGGATGCGCAGCCATAACTCCTGGCGTGTTTTCTCGCGGGTGGCGGCCGCGCGCAGGTAGTCGTATACTTTATTTTCGGTGAGGCGGTAGAGGAAGGCGTCCATGTTCCCGATCTCGTGCAGTTGCTCGCGGATGGTCCACAGTTTCAGGAATACGTCCTGCACGATGTCTTTGGCCTGGGCGTCGGAGCGCAGGACTTTTACCACAAATGCATAGAGCTTGTGCTCATGTTCCCGGAACAACTCGTTGAAGAGTTGCTGGAGTACATCGTCATTTTGGTCGTGGTATGGCGAAGCGGGGCTCACGGTTTGCAGCAATTAACGACCGCAATATAATTTTATTTTGGAAGAAATGGTAGTGCTAAATCGGAATAGCTTGGGTATTTGGATCAATTGGCATGGCTATAGAATGGTGGATGATGATTTATTTGCATAGTTGGTGAATAATGCTTCCGGGAGGGCTGCCAGGGAAAGATGGGAAGGTTTCAGGATCAGGGGATTATGCCTTTGCTAAGGAGTTGATTTTCTTTAAGAAAGTACAATATATTTGTCTATATTTGCGGCTCGCAAAAAAGGTCCGGTAGCTCAGTTGGATAGAGCAACTGCCTTCTAAGCAGTAGGTCATTGGTTCGAATCCAATCCGGATCACAGATTCAGCATTAAAGGCGTCATTACCTGACGCCTTTTTTTATGCAAACACCCATCCCGCCTGCGTTTCTTAAAAACTTTTGAAGCAATTTTATTATTGAGCATTATCATCCCGCCCCATAACATCAGTCATGGTATTGCTATAACCGGGACAATATTTTTGTTCCAAATGCAAGATGTATGAAAGGGATTATCATTTATAAAGGCAAATACGGGGCAACCCGTGAATATGCAGACATGCTGTCAAAAGAACTGAACCTGCCAGTGTTTACGCCTACTATAACCGGCGGACAATTGATAGATGCCGATTATGTACTCATCGGCAGCGCTGTGTACATTGGTAAACTGCAGTTACAAAGCTGGCTTATCCGCAACCAGGAATGGCTGAAATCAAAGAAACTGTTCTTTTTTATTGTATGTGGCACCCCTGCAGCCGCCAAAGAAAAAACGGCTAAGATCATTGCCGATAACATCCCACGCTCTTTAAGGAACAATCCTGTTTTCTTCCTGAAAGGCCGGATGATCATGCGTAAACTGTCGTGGACAGACCGCCTGCTGTTGAAGCTGGGCGCCCGGCTGGCCAGGGACCCACAGGAAAAGAAAGCCATGCTGCAGGACTTCGACGGTGTGGAAGCCGCGCGTATCCAACCCCTGATACAGTCCCTGCAAACATGGGAGTCTGAAAAAAGGCAGGAAACCCTGCATACGCTTTATTGAGCATAATCAGATGGCGCGCTGATAGGCATCATGGAAATTGCCTCGCTTATTCCTGTACTTAGCTTAAAAATCCACTGTTATGTTTGGTAACTTATCTCCTGCAGAAATTGAAAATGTATTGAGCCGGCAAGTGGTAGGCCGTATTGGCTGCCATGCAGAAGGTATTACTTATGTAGTGCCCATCAGCTTTGCGTATGACGGGCAGTTTGTGTATTGCTACACGCAGGAAGGCATGAAGGTGACCCTGATGCGGCAGAACCCGCAGGTATGCTTCCAGACGGATGAACTGGAAAATATGGCCAACTGGAAAAGCGTGATCGCGTGGGGCAGTTTTGAAGAATTGCCGCAAGGCAGGGAACGCAGGGAGGCGCTGGATAAATTGCGGGACAGGGTATTGCCCATGGTCAGCAGTGAACGGGTACGCCAGTCGGCCGACTGGCCCTTTACGAACAATATTACGGAACCTGTACCCGGAGTAGTCTTCCGGATCCGGCTAACGAAAAAAACGGGCCGCTTTGAAAAGTCGACCCAATCGGCCCTGCTTGCTTAAGCAATTATTATAACTACTAAATCAGCCGTTATGAACCAGGTGTTACAATATCCCGCAGAATTTTTAAAAGAAACCGGGCATGCGCCTTCGGTTTGCCTTGTTTTGCCCTTTGAGCCTCAGCTCTATGACAAGAGCACGATCACCTGCCGTTTAAAAACTATGCTGGCCAAAGCGGAAGGGCGCCTGCTGCAATTTTATTCCACCCATAAGGCCATACCCGTACTTACCAAGGTACAACAACTAATTGCCGGCATCAATTATAGTAATTACAGGAAGAGCATTGCTATCCTTGCTACTCCTTTCGCATCCAGGCTTTTTTACCTGGATTTCCCGGTTACAGAAACCATCCAGACCGGTGAATATTTGAACATCCGGGAAGTGGTGAAGGCAAAAAGCAGGGAAACTCAATACCTGGTCATGGTATTGGGCAACCATTGGGCCAGGATGTATACAGGCACCTCTACCACCCTCACCTGCATTAAGCAAAACCGGGAAGCAGGTGATCCTGCCAGCGGCTATGGCAACCATTTTTTGCATAAGATGGACCAGGGACTTGGTTTTATGCTGAGCGCCTATCAACTGCCCGTGTTTATCCTGGGGCAGGAACAGGTACTTGAGCCATTCAAACACATCACCACCCATACAGAAAATATTATTGGCTACCTGCCAGGAAGCTTCGATACATCAAATGAAACAGCTATTCTTATGACTTTACAATCCGAACTGCATCACTGGAACAAACACAAACACCGGTACTTAATACAAAAACTGTACAAAGCCCATAAAGACGGGAAGCTATCCTGTGGCATCAAGGAAGTCTGGAACACAGCTACCCACCGGAGGGGGCAATTACTGGTAGTGGAAGAAAACTTTACGAGCCCTTGTCGCATGGAACGGGAAGGAGCTTCTGCCTTTACACGTTCTGCCGATGATCCTTATAATATGAAAGACCTGGTAGATGATATTATTGAAAAGGTATTAAAGGATGGCGGAGATGTGGAGTTTGTGGACCAGGGCACATTAAGCAGCTTTCAACAGATCGCATTGATCGAGTTTCGCCAAAGCGAATAACAACAGATGAAATCAAACTGAAGTATGAAAAAGATAATGGTTGCATTCGACAGCGCACATTACTCAGCAGGGGCCATGCAGTTTATTGCAGGTATGCACAGACTTGAACCTGTATCGCTTACCGGTATTTTCCTGCCACAGATAGAATATGCAGCACTATGGCAGTGAAGCTTCCACTTACGCTATTAAACAGTTTGTCTACCTGTTCCCTGCCTTATGCGACCGCAAAACGTTGGTCATTTATGTAGATGAGGATGTGGATGTAACCATGCCGGCTGAAAAAAAGATCAAAGACCTGGTATGCCAGCATTTTGAGCAATGCGCTTACCTGACCCTGCACCTCGATGCACGGCAATACCTCAGTACCTGGATCAGTGAGCAGCATGGCGGCATCCTGGTAAGTGGAGCGTTTGGCCGGTCTTCCCTGTCGCGGTTATTCAAACGCAGCTTTATACATGATGCTATCACCGAACATCAACTGCCGGTATTTATAGCCCATCACTGATGGCCACAAGCCAAGCCTGCCTGATAAAGACAGGCAAAAAACAGGAAGGATGCCTTGTTTGCAAAAGTTTGGTTTAACTTCCGGGAAATTTAAAGGGTTGTATGTTTACTGAGAAGCCTTTGAATGTACTGTTGTTCTGCTGTATCGTGATGATCACGTCGGCCGTATTGCAATACCTGAACCCCGGTGTAAGCTTTTACGATAGCGGACTGATCATTGCTGTATTGCTCACCGTATTCCTGAAGAACGACCGGTATACCCAGGTATTTGGCGCGCTGAGTATAGGGCTGGTAGTGATTTCCTTCTTTTATGACCATCCCGGCATGACTACCCAGCATGTGATGATGCAACATTTATTCTCTGCCATGATCATGATGATTACCACCATGGCTGTTT of Paraflavitalea devenefica contains these proteins:
- a CDS encoding RNA polymerase sigma-70 factor gives rise to the protein MSPASPYHDQNDDVLQQLFNELFREHEHKLYAFVVKVLRSDAQAKDIVQDVFLKLWTIREQLHEIGNMDAFLYRLTENKVYDYLRAAATREKTRQELWLRIRQAGEAMPDQLETKEYHTLIQQAIHRLPPQRKTIYLLSKQEGLKQQQIARELQISPHTVRNHLAEAFKSIRNYVKKNLQSLLSL
- a CDS encoding flavodoxin domain-containing protein; protein product: MKGIIIYKGKYGATREYADMLSKELNLPVFTPTITGGQLIDADYVLIGSAVYIGKLQLQSWLIRNQEWLKSKKLFFFIVCGTPAAAKEKTAKIIADNIPRSLRNNPVFFLKGRMIMRKLSWTDRLLLKLGARLARDPQEKKAMLQDFDGVEAARIQPLIQSLQTWESEKRQETLHTLY
- a CDS encoding baeRF3 domain-containing protein → MNQVLQYPAEFLKETGHAPSVCLVLPFEPQLYDKSTITCRLKTMLAKAEGRLLQFYSTHKAIPVLTKVQQLIAGINYSNYRKSIAILATPFASRLFYLDFPVTETIQTGEYLNIREVVKAKSRETQYLVMVLGNHWARMYTGTSTTLTCIKQNREAGDPASGYGNHFLHKMDQGLGFMLSAYQLPVFILGQEQVLEPFKHITTHTENIIGYLPGSFDTSNETAILMTLQSELHHWNKHKHRYLIQKLYKAHKDGKLSCGIKEVWNTATHRRGQLLVVEENFTSPCRMEREGASAFTRSADDPYNMKDLVDDIIEKVLKDGGDVEFVDQGTLSSFQQIALIEFRQSE
- a CDS encoding pyridoxamine 5'-phosphate oxidase family protein gives rise to the protein MFGNLSPAEIENVLSRQVVGRIGCHAEGITYVVPISFAYDGQFVYCYTQEGMKVTLMRQNPQVCFQTDELENMANWKSVIAWGSFEELPQGRERREALDKLRDRVLPMVSSERVRQSADWPFTNNITEPVPGVVFRIRLTKKTGRFEKSTQSALLA